The Desmonostoc muscorum LEGE 12446 genome includes a region encoding these proteins:
- a CDS encoding DUF4129 domain-containing protein: MSTDAFEKTSWNWQLSQFQQQVGEWWEYQFYRLEGALPELPGGWSISPWVGELLKFLFWLILGLFVAWVGWRLWREFSPYLYSWLSRGSNFTDWGVKNRSDESSIAVLLERSQQFYRQGNYREACRCLYLAMLQHLHQQTVAPHKLSRTDGEYLQLLRSSVSPIQPYETLITTHEQLCFGNAEILPDNYEQCRQAYREISPE; the protein is encoded by the coding sequence ATGTCCACAGATGCTTTTGAAAAAACTAGCTGGAATTGGCAGCTTTCTCAATTCCAACAACAAGTAGGAGAATGGTGGGAATACCAGTTTTACCGCTTGGAAGGCGCTTTGCCAGAATTACCCGGTGGATGGTCAATTAGCCCCTGGGTAGGTGAGTTACTGAAATTTCTGTTTTGGCTGATATTAGGTTTATTTGTAGCTTGGGTGGGTTGGCGGTTATGGCGAGAATTCAGCCCTTATCTATATTCTTGGCTGAGTAGAGGTAGCAATTTCACTGATTGGGGTGTGAAAAATCGGTCTGATGAATCATCCATTGCCGTTTTATTGGAGCGATCGCAACAATTTTATCGTCAAGGTAACTACCGTGAAGCTTGCCGTTGTCTTTATTTAGCAATGTTACAGCATTTGCATCAGCAAACCGTTGCACCCCACAAACTCAGCCGTACAGATGGAGAATATCTGCAATTACTGCGATCGTCTGTGAGTCCCATACAGCCTTATGAAACTTTAATTACCACTCACGAGCAATTATGTTTTGGTAATGCCGAAATTTTACCAGACAACTACGAGCAGTGTCGGCAAGCTTATCGAGAAATTTCGCCAGAATAG
- a CDS encoding DUF2243 domain-containing protein, which produces MEAKSTNLNRRTPLIIAGIVLGLGLGGFIDGILLHQLLQWHHMLSNIRPLTNVANQDLNMVWDGLFHAFDWLLTVVGIILLWRAGGRDDVPWSSQTFFGSILIGAGLFDLLEGLIDHQILGIHHVKPGPNQLAWDVGFLAFGALLAFIGWIMIKKESTVRE; this is translated from the coding sequence ATGGAGGCGAAGAGTACAAACCTCAACCGACGGACACCCCTGATTATTGCGGGAATTGTTCTTGGTTTGGGTCTTGGAGGGTTTATTGATGGGATTCTACTGCATCAGTTACTCCAGTGGCATCACATGTTGAGCAACATTCGACCTCTGACAAATGTTGCCAATCAAGATTTGAACATGGTATGGGACGGCTTATTCCATGCTTTCGATTGGCTATTAACCGTAGTAGGAATCATCTTACTATGGCGTGCCGGAGGGCGTGATGATGTTCCTTGGTCATCACAGACATTTTTTGGTTCAATACTGATTGGTGCTGGCTTATTCGACTTACTTGAAGGACTGATTGACCACCAAATTCTTGGTATCCATCATGTTAAACCAGGTCCAAATCAGTTAGCTTGGGATGTAGGATTTCTTGCATTCGGTGCGCTACTTGCCTTTATCGGCTGGATAATGATAAAAAAAGAGTCAACAGTTAGAGAATAG
- a CDS encoding pentapeptide repeat-containing protein: MSEINSQQSINNAATVVERYAAGKRDFSKAELGNADLQGINLKGSDLSYADLSQANLSGANLRGTDLSFADLSQANLRDADLRGALLMSANLRQADLKGANLEKADCDRNTHFPEHFDPAKAGMQIKFED; this comes from the coding sequence ATGTCTGAAATAAATTCTCAACAGTCAATTAATAATGCTGCTACTGTTGTCGAAAGGTATGCAGCAGGAAAACGAGATTTTAGTAAAGCAGAATTAGGTAATGCTGACTTACAAGGTATTAATTTGAAAGGATCTGACCTCAGCTATGCTGATTTGAGTCAAGCTAATTTGAGCGGTGCTAATTTAAGAGGAACTGATTTGAGCTTTGCCGATTTGAGTCAAGCTAATTTGAGAGATGCCGATCTTAGAGGAGCATTGTTAATGTCAGCTAATCTCCGCCAAGCTGATCTTAAAGGAGCGAACCTGGAAAAAGCAGACTGCGATCGCAATACCCATTTTCCCGAACATTTCGACCCAGCCAAAGCCGGTATGCAAATTAAATTTGAAGATTAA
- a CDS encoding RrF2 family transcriptional regulator produces the protein MVISNKSEYALLALLELATCYPNGDALQIREIAALQDIPNRYLEQLLATLRRGGLIKSIRGAKGGYVLARDPRTITVLDAFSCMEGSEAVVSTCEPPPTTVEGELIQEVWQEARQAANCVLEKYTLQDLCERRAIRQQKELMYYI, from the coding sequence GTGGTAATCTCTAACAAATCAGAATACGCACTTCTAGCCCTGTTAGAGTTGGCAACTTGCTACCCTAACGGTGACGCCTTGCAAATTCGAGAGATAGCAGCATTACAAGACATACCAAACCGCTATTTAGAACAACTCCTGGCAACATTAAGGCGTGGAGGTTTAATTAAAAGTATACGCGGAGCCAAAGGTGGCTATGTTTTGGCACGAGACCCCAGGACAATCACAGTACTAGATGCTTTTTCCTGTATGGAAGGGTCAGAAGCTGTTGTCTCTACTTGTGAACCGCCTCCCACTACGGTAGAAGGTGAGCTAATTCAGGAAGTTTGGCAGGAAGCACGTCAAGCTGCTAACTGTGTATTGGAAAAATACACACTCCAAGACCTTTGTGAACGGAGAGCAATCCGACAACAGAAGGAACTGATGTATTATATTTAG
- a CDS encoding DNA polymerase III subunit delta' has translation MTNAPFAPLVGQQQAIELLTQAVRQNRVAPAYLFVGPDGLGRSLAARCFVELLFSSDMGITTALQNRLRQGNHPALLWVQPTYQYQGQRFTAAQAAEKGLKRKAPPVIRLEQIREITEFLSRPPLEAPRNVVVLEEAQTMAEAAANALLKTLEEPGQATLILIAPTPESVLPTLVSRCQRIPFYRLDAQSLAVVLTQTGHEEILQHQAVLSIAAGSAGSAIASYEQLQAIPRELLEDLKKAPKSYRNALELAKKIDKDLDTEAQLWLVDYLQQFYWQQWHQAKAIEQLEQARKYLLAYAQPRLVWECLLLSIFEPHTT, from the coding sequence ATGACCAATGCCCCATTTGCACCACTTGTAGGACAACAACAAGCCATAGAATTGCTCACTCAAGCTGTCAGACAAAACCGGGTTGCTCCAGCTTATTTATTTGTGGGGCCTGATGGTTTAGGTAGAAGTTTAGCAGCTAGGTGCTTTGTAGAATTGCTATTTTCTAGTGATATGGGAATCACTACAGCTTTACAAAACCGTTTGCGTCAAGGTAACCACCCGGCTTTGTTGTGGGTGCAACCAACCTATCAATACCAAGGACAACGATTTACAGCAGCACAAGCAGCTGAGAAAGGACTTAAGCGTAAGGCACCACCTGTAATTCGACTAGAGCAAATTCGGGAAATTACTGAATTTCTGAGTCGTCCACCTTTAGAAGCACCAAGGAATGTGGTAGTGCTAGAAGAAGCCCAAACAATGGCAGAAGCTGCGGCGAATGCTTTACTTAAAACTTTAGAAGAACCAGGACAAGCAACGTTAATTTTAATTGCACCTACACCTGAGTCTGTGTTGCCAACTTTGGTGTCACGCTGTCAACGCATTCCTTTTTATCGCTTAGATGCACAGTCTTTAGCTGTTGTACTCACACAAACAGGTCATGAAGAAATTTTGCAACATCAAGCAGTATTGAGCATAGCAGCTGGGAGTGCGGGAAGTGCGATCGCTTCTTATGAGCAATTACAAGCTATTCCCCGAGAATTACTGGAAGATTTAAAAAAAGCCCCCAAATCTTACCGCAACGCTTTGGAGTTAGCCAAGAAAATTGATAAAGATTTAGATACAGAAGCACAACTGTGGTTAGTTGATTATCTTCAGCAATTTTACTGGCAGCAGTGGCATCAAGCCAAGGCGATCGAGCAGCTAGAACAAGCTCGTAAATACTTACTCGCTTACGCTCAACCACGGCTAGTCTGGGAATGTTTACTTTTATCCATATTTGAACCTCACACGACTTGA
- a CDS encoding phytoene desaturase family protein yields MEIFDYVILGAGLGGLSAAACLTRQGYRVAVLEQHYLPGGCCHTFDYGEYSFCADVHYISQCGSGQTIGQFLDYIGQDIPFNSLDRDCIDRVITPEVDFKIPLGWDNLRSRLLSTFSEEAGAINLYCDEIQRLHQEIRNLVQEVRWFDRKLSDWLKLPKYFNLFCKRKWTLQDLYNDVRLSPKLQAVLAGQSGDYALPPEEIALLTHTSLVWDYSEGAYYPKHHFKHLVDTIADVITAGGGVIKYSNRVHHIQVSNHSVHSVLADGITYRASKAYISDLDPKLTVELMHDSEALSHKERQRLTHYEYSASAFNIYLGLDSRFDPQRYGIGNWNTWYYPTGNLNKEYQQQLQGDLSHPWIFLSCPTMKSSEPGMAPEGHHILEIATVCSYEPFEYLHKTNPKAYKTRKREVYQQMMTSVRDLIPDVDNYARMKVYGTPTTSEFYLGQPQGNIYGAKLVPKQVGLNRLGYVTELPNLFLVGASAGYPSVPGVIGNGMDVVELLTGRSPRQKLEITQPLVGVG; encoded by the coding sequence ATGGAAATCTTCGATTACGTGATTCTAGGAGCCGGATTGGGTGGACTTTCCGCCGCAGCTTGTTTAACCCGACAAGGCTACCGAGTAGCAGTTTTAGAACAACATTATCTACCTGGTGGATGCTGTCACACCTTTGATTATGGAGAATACAGTTTTTGTGCCGACGTTCATTACATTTCTCAATGTGGTTCTGGTCAGACTATAGGCCAATTTCTCGACTATATTGGTCAAGATATACCCTTTAATAGCCTCGATCGTGACTGTATCGATCGCGTCATTACACCAGAGGTAGATTTTAAAATTCCTTTGGGGTGGGATAATCTGCGATCGCGTTTACTTTCCACATTTTCAGAAGAAGCTGGTGCTATTAACCTTTACTGCGATGAAATTCAGCGACTCCACCAAGAAATTCGCAACTTGGTACAGGAAGTACGCTGGTTCGATCGCAAATTATCTGATTGGTTGAAGTTACCAAAATATTTTAATTTATTTTGCAAGCGGAAGTGGACACTACAAGATTTGTATAACGATGTGAGATTATCACCTAAACTGCAAGCAGTGTTGGCGGGACAAAGTGGCGACTATGCGCTACCTCCAGAAGAAATTGCCCTACTCACCCATACTTCCCTCGTTTGGGACTACTCAGAAGGCGCTTACTATCCAAAACATCACTTTAAACACCTTGTTGACACTATTGCGGACGTAATTACCGCAGGTGGAGGTGTAATTAAGTATTCAAACCGAGTTCACCATATTCAAGTTAGCAACCACAGTGTTCATAGCGTACTTGCCGATGGAATCACTTATCGAGCCAGCAAAGCTTATATCAGCGACCTTGACCCCAAATTAACAGTAGAGTTAATGCACGATTCTGAGGCTTTGAGTCACAAAGAACGTCAACGCCTTACCCATTACGAATACTCAGCGAGTGCTTTTAATATTTACCTGGGTTTAGATAGCCGCTTCGATCCTCAACGCTACGGCATCGGTAACTGGAATACTTGGTATTATCCCACAGGCAACCTCAACAAAGAATACCAACAACAATTGCAGGGAGATCTCAGCCATCCGTGGATTTTCCTCTCGTGTCCAACGATGAAATCCAGCGAACCAGGGATGGCGCCAGAGGGACATCACATTTTAGAGATTGCTACCGTCTGTTCCTATGAACCATTTGAATATCTGCATAAAACCAACCCAAAAGCCTATAAAACCAGAAAGCGGGAAGTTTATCAGCAGATGATGACAAGTGTGCGAGATTTGATTCCAGATGTAGATAACTACGCCCGAATGAAAGTTTACGGTACACCCACCACCAGCGAATTTTATCTCGGACAACCCCAGGGTAATATTTATGGTGCAAAATTAGTGCCGAAACAAGTTGGTTTAAATCGTCTGGGATATGTGACGGAATTACCGAACCTGTTTTTGGTAGGGGCGAGTGCTGGGTATCCCAGTGTACCGGGTGTAATTGGTAATGGGATGGATGTAGTGGAACTGTTGACAGGGCGATCGCCACGTCAGAAACTTGAAATAACCCAGCCTTTGGTAGGAGTTGGGTGA
- a CDS encoding ATP-dependent Clp protease ATP-binding subunit yields MFEHFTSEAIRVIMLAQEEARRLGHNFVGTEQILLGLMGEGTGVAAKVLAELGVTLKDARREVEKIIGRGSGFVPPEIPFTPKVKSLFEQSFKEAHSLGQNYINTEHLLLGLTEAGEGVAAKVLQNLGVDFKSVRSAIIRRLGENAPAFAGGGNQKRTQTLTMEEFGRNLTKLAQAGQLDPVVGREKEIERAVQILGRRTKNNPVLIGEPGVGKTAIAEGLAQRIVNQDVPETLQDKQVISLDMGSLVAGTRFRGDFEERIKKVVEEVRSVGNIILVIDEIHTLVGAGGTEGGLDAANILKPALARGELQCIGATTLDEYRKHIERDAALERRFQPIMVGEPSVEETVQILYGLRGAYEQHHKVTISDAAVVAAAKLSDRYISDRFLPDKAIDLIDEAGSRVRLRNSQSSPNKELKRELAGVTKAKEAAVRVQDFDKAGQLRDQELELTAQLQAGTSENDKSVNATVVDEEDIAQIVASWTGVPVNKLTESESELLLHLEDTLHQRLIGQEQAVTSVSRAIRRARVGLKNPNRPIASFIFSGPTGVGKTELAKALAAYFFGSEEAMIRLDMSEYMESHTVSKLIGSPPGYVGYDEGGQLTELVRRKPYSVLLFDEIEKAHPDVFNMLLQILDDGQLTDAKGRKVDFKNTLIILTSNIGSKVIEKGGSGLGFDFDTQADASYNRIRNLVNEEMKAYFRPEFLNRLDEIIVFTQLSKDEVKQIAEIMLRDVAKRLTEKGIILEVSDRFKERVVQEGYNPSYGARPLRRAIMRLLEDSLAEAMLSGEIIDGDTAVIDVDDDSQVKVQKSAKRELLLANVG; encoded by the coding sequence ATGTTTGAACACTTCACTTCCGAAGCCATTAGAGTAATTATGCTAGCTCAGGAGGAAGCACGTCGCCTGGGACACAACTTCGTAGGAACTGAACAAATTCTCCTGGGTTTGATGGGAGAAGGAACTGGGGTTGCTGCTAAAGTGCTGGCCGAATTAGGCGTTACTCTCAAAGACGCACGCCGCGAGGTAGAAAAAATTATTGGCAGGGGTTCTGGCTTTGTACCACCAGAAATTCCTTTTACTCCCAAGGTAAAAAGCCTCTTTGAGCAATCGTTTAAAGAAGCTCATAGTTTGGGACAGAATTACATTAATACTGAACACTTACTCTTAGGATTAACCGAGGCAGGCGAAGGTGTGGCCGCCAAAGTACTGCAAAATCTAGGGGTTGACTTCAAGAGTGTCCGCAGTGCGATTATTCGCCGTTTGGGTGAAAATGCGCCGGCTTTCGCTGGTGGTGGTAATCAAAAGCGCACCCAAACGCTAACTATGGAAGAGTTTGGCAGAAATCTGACCAAATTAGCACAAGCAGGCCAACTTGACCCTGTAGTCGGTCGTGAGAAGGAAATCGAGCGTGCTGTCCAAATTCTCGGTCGCCGCACTAAGAATAACCCAGTATTGATTGGGGAACCAGGAGTTGGTAAAACTGCGATCGCTGAAGGTCTAGCTCAGCGTATTGTTAATCAGGATGTTCCCGAAACTTTACAAGATAAGCAAGTCATCAGCCTCGATATGGGGTCTTTGGTGGCTGGAACTCGCTTCCGTGGAGATTTTGAAGAACGGATCAAAAAGGTCGTGGAAGAAGTCCGTTCTGTGGGCAATATCATCTTGGTGATTGACGAAATTCACACCTTGGTTGGCGCTGGTGGTACAGAAGGCGGTTTGGATGCAGCTAACATCCTCAAACCCGCTTTGGCACGGGGTGAACTCCAGTGTATCGGCGCAACCACCCTCGATGAATATCGCAAGCATATCGAACGTGATGCTGCCTTAGAGCGTCGTTTCCAACCGATTATGGTCGGTGAACCATCAGTAGAGGAAACCGTACAAATTCTTTACGGCTTGCGCGGTGCTTATGAACAGCACCATAAAGTCACAATTTCTGACGCGGCGGTGGTAGCAGCAGCCAAGTTGTCAGACAGGTATATTAGCGATCGCTTTTTGCCAGATAAAGCAATAGACTTGATTGATGAAGCTGGCTCCCGCGTTCGTTTGCGGAACTCTCAAAGTTCTCCCAATAAAGAACTCAAGCGCGAACTCGCTGGCGTTACCAAAGCCAAAGAAGCAGCAGTCAGAGTCCAGGATTTTGACAAAGCCGGACAACTGCGCGACCAAGAATTGGAACTCACAGCCCAACTCCAAGCTGGCACATCAGAAAACGATAAATCTGTCAATGCTACTGTAGTTGACGAAGAAGACATCGCCCAAATCGTGGCTTCTTGGACTGGTGTACCAGTCAACAAACTAACTGAATCTGAATCAGAGTTGCTGCTGCACTTAGAAGACACTCTGCACCAGCGGCTCATCGGTCAAGAGCAAGCAGTTACATCTGTATCTCGTGCCATCCGTCGCGCCCGCGTCGGCTTAAAAAATCCCAATCGTCCCATCGCTAGCTTTATCTTTTCTGGCCCCACTGGCGTTGGGAAAACAGAATTGGCTAAAGCCTTGGCTGCTTATTTCTTTGGTTCGGAAGAAGCGATGATTCGCTTAGATATGTCCGAATACATGGAAAGCCACACCGTCTCCAAATTAATTGGTTCGCCTCCTGGTTATGTAGGATACGATGAAGGCGGACAGCTAACTGAATTAGTGCGGCGCAAACCATACTCAGTGCTGCTTTTCGACGAAATCGAAAAAGCGCACCCCGATGTATTCAATATGCTGCTGCAAATCTTGGATGACGGTCAACTTACTGATGCCAAAGGTCGGAAAGTGGACTTCAAGAACACGCTAATCATTTTGACCTCTAACATCGGTTCCAAGGTGATTGAAAAAGGTGGTAGTGGTTTAGGCTTTGATTTTGACACTCAAGCGGACGCTAGTTACAACCGCATTCGCAACTTGGTAAATGAAGAAATGAAGGCTTACTTCCGTCCTGAGTTTCTCAACCGTCTCGATGAGATTATCGTCTTCACCCAGCTTTCTAAGGATGAAGTCAAGCAAATTGCTGAAATTATGCTCCGTGATGTTGCTAAGCGCTTAACGGAAAAAGGAATCATTTTAGAAGTTAGCGATCGCTTCAAAGAACGTGTGGTACAGGAAGGCTATAACCCCAGCTATGGTGCCAGACCATTACGCCGAGCAATTATGCGCCTTTTAGAAGATTCTCTCGCCGAAGCAATGCTATCTGGTGAAATTATAGATGGAGACACAGCGGTTATCGATGTTGACGATGACTCTCAAGTAAAAGTCCAAAAATCAGCAAAACGAGAGTTGCTATTGGCAAATGTTGGCTAA
- a CDS encoding DUF3288 family protein yields MSEAMGGKDQQHPLYNRDRPLIDILLAQQATEYNLAELARLRIRYQGFPGARDIQKDLDKVLQQWGLTEAQLFEKTRQLHDLGGIYKSRGKKDEQDWN; encoded by the coding sequence ATGAGTGAAGCAATGGGCGGAAAAGATCAACAACATCCTCTTTATAACCGCGATCGTCCCCTTATTGATATCTTACTCGCTCAACAAGCGACAGAATATAATTTAGCAGAATTAGCTAGATTGCGAATTCGTTATCAAGGCTTTCCAGGGGCGAGAGACATTCAAAAAGATTTGGATAAAGTCTTGCAGCAGTGGGGTTTGACGGAAGCCCAGCTTTTTGAAAAAACTCGCCAACTACACGACTTGGGCGGTATTTATAAAAGTCGCGGCAAGAAAGATGAACAGGATTGGAATTAG